Proteins from a single region of Bdellovibrio bacteriovorus HD100:
- a CDS encoding TauD/TfdA dioxygenase family protein: protein MNFQVTHLKPFGAIVEPKAQGASVKDLDLKALHQLFLQEQIVVLRGFTTFKNSEEFASYCETWGEISIWPFGKVLELVEQENPQDHIFDHSYVPMHWDGMYRPQVPEYQIFHCVKAPLSGHGGRTTFSNTVLALKNASPELKAFWGKVTGIYQREMEFYKSKTVSPIITKHPKRDFSVIRYNEPPSADKGHFVNPPDLEFAGVPVGELEAFHQGLKSALYAPENFYAHEWQDGDVVITDNFTLLHGREAFTSKSPRHLQRVQVQSSPPFDNPGLESYK, encoded by the coding sequence ATGAACTTTCAAGTGACTCATCTAAAGCCTTTCGGAGCGATTGTAGAACCCAAGGCCCAGGGGGCCAGTGTGAAAGACCTGGATCTGAAAGCCTTGCATCAGCTTTTTTTGCAGGAACAGATCGTGGTGCTAAGAGGTTTCACCACTTTCAAAAACTCTGAGGAATTTGCCAGCTACTGCGAGACGTGGGGTGAAATCAGCATCTGGCCTTTCGGAAAAGTGCTGGAGCTGGTCGAACAGGAAAATCCCCAGGATCATATTTTTGATCACAGCTATGTTCCAATGCATTGGGATGGCATGTACCGACCCCAAGTTCCGGAGTATCAGATTTTTCACTGTGTAAAGGCGCCACTTTCCGGGCATGGGGGCCGCACCACGTTTTCCAACACTGTGCTGGCTCTTAAAAATGCCTCGCCGGAACTGAAAGCGTTTTGGGGCAAAGTGACGGGCATCTATCAGCGTGAGATGGAGTTTTACAAAAGTAAAACGGTGTCTCCGATTATCACAAAACATCCCAAAAGGGATTTTTCAGTCATTCGCTATAACGAACCACCAAGTGCAGATAAGGGGCATTTTGTGAATCCTCCGGACCTTGAATTTGCCGGGGTTCCGGTGGGGGAGCTGGAGGCTTTTCATCAAGGACTCAAAAGTGCTCTTTATGCGCCTGAAAATTTCTATGCTCATGAGTGGCAGGATGGAGATGTCGTGATCACAGATAATTTCACGCTTTTGCACGGACGCGAAGCGTTTACCTCGAAATCCCCGCGTCACCTGCAGCGAGTGCAGGTGCAAAGCAGTCCGCCGTTTGATAACCCGGGCCTGGAATCGTACAAATGA